The following proteins are encoded in a genomic region of Camarhynchus parvulus chromosome 4A, STF_HiC, whole genome shotgun sequence:
- the LOC115914702 gene encoding leucine-rich repeat and calponin homology domain-containing protein 2-like — translation MLTYLNISRNLLSTLPKYLFDLPLKVLVVSNNKLVSIPEEIGKLRDLMELDISCNELQVLPQQIGKLQSLRELNIRRNNLHMLPDELGDLPLVKLDFSCNKITEIPICYRKLRHLQVIVLDNNPMQIPPAQICLKGKVHIFKFLSIQACLRIDKKPDSLDLPSLGKRIPSQPLTDSMEDFYPNKNHGPDSGIGSDNGDKRLSTTEPSDDDTISLHSQVSESTREQTLRNDNHVMGSKLDPQKDQETFDYIDPNAEEGALPEQGDAQIGTLLSYVKERGKHPEKSQKIEQNEYWGDEKRLQKEQLLAEDDDELKEVTDLRKIAAQLLQQEQKHRRRPLSYRTSFSEKLFQRTRAAGRASRLLNHSVSVNTRNRPKQPMESEKCVSTNEVNSSVSPYSWQPLENQKDSVDEQHWPETQPIIWQNEERRRSKQIRKEYFKYKSSRKSSSGNENDEQDSDNTNVSPQSPVSSEDYERTDSNTHGPFGLKPRSAFIRASRQDYSAVDPGFTMRRKMEHLREEREQIRQLRSNLESRLKVILPDDIGAALMDGVVLCHLANHIRPRSVASIHVPSPAVPKLSMAKCRRNVENFLDACKKLGVPQERLCLPHHILEERGLVKVGLTVQALLELPALKVSQLSSM, via the exons ATGCTTACCTACCTTAACATTAG TCGAAATCTTTTGTCAACATTGCCAAAATACCTGTTTGATCTTCCACTGAAAGTTCTGGTTGTCAGTAATAACAAGCTGGTCTCCATTCCAGAAGAAATTGGAAAGTTGAGAGATCTAATGGAGTTG GATATTAGCTGTAATGAACTTCAAGTTCTTCCCCAGCAAATAGGAAAATTGCAGTCACTTAGAGAATTGAACATAAGAAGAAATAATCTCCATATGTTGCCAGATG AATTAGGAGACCTTCCCTTGGTAAAGCTGGATTTTTCTTgtaataaaattacagaaattccCATTTGTTACAGAAAGTTACGTCACTTACAAGTTATAGTTTTGGATAACAATCCAATGCAGATACCACCAGCACAG ATATGTTTAAAGGGCAAAGTGCATATATTTAAATTCCTCAGTATCCAGGCGTGCCTCAGAATAGATAAAAAACCAGATTCCTTGGATCTGCCATCATTAGGCAAACGAATCCCCTCCCAGCCACTCACAGACAG CATGGAAGACTTTTATCCCAATAAAAACCATGGACCAGATTCTGGCATTGGAAGTGATAATGGGGATAAAAGGTTGTCCACTACAGAA CCATCTGATGATGATACAATCAGCCTTCACTCCCAGGTATCAGAATCAACAAGGGAACAGACATTAAGGAATGACAATCATGTAATGGGAAGTAAACTGGATCCACAGAAAG ACCAAGAGACATTTGACTACATTGATCCCAACGCGGAGGAGGGAGCTCTTCCTGAGCAGGGAGATGCACAGATTGGCACCCTGCTCTCCTATGTCAAG GAACGGGGAAAACATCCtgagaaatcccagaaaatagaacaaaatGAGTACTGGGGAGATGAAAAAAG actTCAGAAAGAACAGCTGCTGGCTGAAGATGATGATGAGCTCAAAGAAGTGACTGACCTGAGAAAAATAGCAGCTCAGTTGTTGCAGCAAGAACAAAAACACAG ACGAAGGCCACTGAGCTATAGAACTTCATTCAGTGAAAAGCTCTTCCAGAGGACCAGGGCGGCAGGACGTGCATCAAG gCTTCTTAATCATTCAGTTTCAGTAAACACAAGGAACAGGCCAAAGCAGCCAATGGAATCTGAAAAATG TGTTTCAACAAATGAAGTGAattcctcagtgtccccatACAGCTGGCAG CCACTGGAAAACCAGAAGGATTCAGTGGATGAGCAGCATTGGCCAGAAACACAACCAATAATCTGGCAGaatgaagaaagaaggagaagtaAACAAATTAGAAAAGAGTATTTCAAG TATAAGTCTTCCAGAAAGAGTTCaagtggaaatgaaaatgatgAG cAAGACAGTGATAATACTAATGTGTCCCCACAGTCTCCTGTGTCGTCTGAG GATTATGAAAGGACAGATAGTAACACTCATGGTCCATTTGGTCTCAAACCAAGGTCAG CTTTCATCCGTGCCTCGCGCCAGGACTACAGTGCAGTGGATCCTGGCTTTACTATGAGGAGGAAAATGGAACATTTAAGGGAAGAGAGGGAACAAATCAGGCAGCTTCGCAGT AATCTTGAATCCAGGTTGAAGGTGATTTTGCCAGATGACATTGGAGCAGCGTTGATGGATGGGGTGGTTCTTTGCCATTTAGCCAATCACATAAGGCCACGTTCTGTTGCCAGCATTCACGTCCCATCGCCAGCAGTG CCTAAACTCAGCATGGCAAAGTGCCGAAGAAATGTTGAAAACTTTCTTGATGCTTGTAAAAAATTGGGCGTTCCACAG GAGAGACTTTGCTTGCCTCATCATATTCTGGAGGAAAGGGGTCTGGTGAAGGTTGGCCTCACAGTTCAAGCTCTGCTTGAGTTGCCTGCATTGAAAGTATCTCAGCTTTCTTCCATGTGA